The DNA region TCCACCACCAGCCGCGCGCCGCCGGGGCGCACCACCCGGTAGACCCGGTAGCCGCTCCCCTGCGGCAGGGTGAAACTCAGCGTGAGGTCGTCGCCCTTGCGCGCCACCTCGGCGGTCGGCACGAAGGCCCCCCGGGTGGTGTAGCGCCGCGCCTCCCCCTTCACCCCGCGCAGGGTGACCGTCACGGTCGTGCCCCGCAGCTCGTCGGTGACCGCCACGTCGCGGGTGAGGTCGAGGACGAGGCGGTCGCTGTCCGCCCCCGCGCGGCTGCTCACCCCCTGGAGGGTGGCGGGCGTGATCTTGAAGGTGCCCTGCTCGTAGGTGGCGCCCAGCCCCCGCGCCAGCGTGTCGAGCGGCAGGTAGAGGTTGCCGTTCACCAGGGTGGCGGTGCGGGCCTGCACCCGCTCGGTATCGAGCTGCACGGTGTTGAAGTCGGTCGTGGCCCGCTGCTGGTCCTCGTCGAGCGGCAGGAGCAGGGTGTGCCCGAAGGCCTCCACGCGGACGATGGTCCCGGCGTTCTCCACCTCCTCCCGGGAGATGCGCATCACGCCGCTCAGCACCAGGTCGCTGGCGTACTCGGCCCCGTAGAGGTCGATGCTCTGGACCTGGGTGCCCACCAGGTTCAGCCGGTTGAAGGTGATCTGCGCGCCTGCCAGCCCCGCCCCCAGCAGCGCCGCCGACAGCAGCAGGGGCCCGGAGAACCGGCCCAGGAAGCCGCCCGTCCGCCCCCTCACAGCTCGCGCAGCTCCCGGCGCAGGGTCTTCTCGGCCTCCGCGCGCCTCTT from Deinococcus aetherius includes:
- a CDS encoding N-acetylmuramoyl-L-alanine amidase, whose amino-acid sequence is MRGRTGGFLGRFSGPLLLSAALLGAGLAGAQITFNRLNLVGTQVQSIDLYGAEYASDLVLSGVMRISREEVENAGTIVRVEAFGHTLLLPLDEDQQRATTDFNTVQLDTERVQARTATLVNGNLYLPLDTLARGLGATYEQGTFKITPATLQGVSSRAGADSDRLVLDLTRDVAVTDELRGTTVTVTLRGVKGEARRYTTRGAFVPTAEVARKGDDLTLSFTLPQGSGYRVYRVVRPGGARLVVDVGPGVPRTTPALLDRITRPLIVLDPARVTGLGRDVTLEVARRAAELLNEAGWQVKVTRDAATALGLNQKLALTRRSDVYLALDLGRFPGSQRSGVTVYEPTGRAGSQYINALRGGAQIPYGNLAVGGPGGTRRLSELLRGELRGGGVTAKQENVSRVLMLGEAPQAALLLELGWAGDAGDRAKLGVDERLQAMSVAVARSVATYLTARASNAGRATPAASGARQ